A section of the Devosia rhizoryzae genome encodes:
- a CDS encoding YciI family protein, whose amino-acid sequence MKFLTMVKTLNPEVASNPPGELMQAIVQLGMEAGIRMTETGGMALAGTVTTHKGQMVTDGPYAEAKEMLGGYAIYDLPTEAEIVHWTERFVDLHRKLWPIWDGEVTILRLDAFNMAMAG is encoded by the coding sequence ATGAAGTTCCTCACCATGGTCAAGACGCTCAATCCAGAGGTCGCCAGCAATCCGCCCGGCGAACTGATGCAAGCCATCGTCCAGCTCGGCATGGAAGCCGGCATCCGCATGACGGAAACCGGTGGCATGGCGCTGGCCGGCACCGTCACGACGCACAAGGGCCAGATGGTCACCGATGGCCCCTATGCCGAGGCCAAGGAGATGCTGGGCGGCTACGCCATCTACGATCTGCCAACCGAAGCCGAAATCGTACACTGGACCGAACGCTTCGTCGATCTCCATAGGAAGCTATGGCCGATCTGGGATGGCGAGGTCACCATCCTGCGGCTCGATGCCTTCAACATGGCCATGGCGGGCTAA